In Candidatus Methylacidiphilales bacterium, the genomic stretch AAACCTTTCCGTTCTTTGCGAACTTTCTGTAAAACTGTGTTCATCCGTGGTTAAGGAAATGCGTTTTTTTGTGTCTTGGCGTCTTATTTGAATTTCTTGTAAAAACATTAAAAATGCCAATCCTTATCTTATGAAGATCGATCTCTCGGGAAAAACGGCCCTGGTCACGGGCTCTGCAGGTGAATTGGGCCGGGTTATTTCCCTGACCCTGGCTGAATGCGGGGCCGACGTGGTCCTCCATTACATGAGCAAAAAGGAACGGGCACTCGAAGTGCAGAAAAAGATCAGGAAGCTGAGACGCCGCGCCTGGATCGTGCAGGCCGACCTGGGTCAGCCTGACGGTGTGAAATCCTTGCACGCCCAACTGAAAAAGGCCGGTGTTTTTCCCGACATCCTTGTCAATAACGCTGTGAGCCAATATCCGTGGAAACCGGTCTTGAAGCAGTCGCCGGAAGATTACGAGAGCCAGTTCCGTACCTGTGTGATGCAAAATGTACTCATGGCGCAGGCGTTCGCGCCCTCGATGATCAAAAAGAAATGGGGCCGCATCATCGCGATTTCAACCGAGTGCGCGATGCAGTGCCTGCCGACCCAATCGGCGTATGTCGCGGGCAAGCGCGGATCCGACGGGGTCTTGCGGGTGCTGGCGCGCGAAATCGGAAAGCACGGAGTGACTGTCAACCAGGTGGCGCCCGGTTGGACGATCAGTGAGCGCGACCGCCTGAGCGGAACGGAAAGGCAGAAGGCTTATGAACGAAATGTTCCGCTGAACCGGCGGGGTGAAGACCGGGAAATCGCACAGGCTGTCGCCTTTCTCGCGTCCGATCTGGCCTCGTTCATCACCGGGGCTTGGCTTCCGGTCTGCGGCGGGAATGTCATGCCGGCGATTTAGCAGGACATTGGAGGAGTGGACCGAGCATTTCTGTCAATGTCAAGCCGCCTGCTCGCGACGGATGTCGGAGTTGACTCCATTAAACTCAGCAGATCTTACCATCGTTCACCGCGTCCTCTGCTCCCCTCTGTCCTCCCCCGAAGAAAGTAAAACCGCATGAAAAAACGGAATACCAGAAGTGTCTCAACCCTTGACAATAGCAGCCATATCAACGAAAAAAGCTGAGCCACCGCCGACCCGCGGCGTGAACCGCGACCGCGGAACTGACCGCGCCAACGGCGGTTGGCTCCGGCGACTTGTTATGTGGCATCGTCATGCTTGGTCATCTTTCGGTTCAGTGGGAAGCTGCGTATAAAAGCTAACGCTACCCAAATGATAACAATGTCAAAAATGATATGAGCCAGACTGCGTGGGCCGACCCAAAGCCGATACCCGGTATCCACAAGCATAACTACGCCAATGCAAGCAAAGAAAAGCTGACACCACCTCGACCCACGACTTAAAGCAAATATCGCGCAGAAAGTAAACGACCATCCCAAAATGCTCAAGATGTAGCTCATCGTGGAAACGTGGTAAGGCAAATCTCCACGAAGCTGGCTAGGCAGTCCAGCCAACAACATCAACACCGGAATCAGAAGCAGCCAAGGTGTGAATGATTTCATAAGCGTGTGCTGCCGCCTAACGATGGAACTCACACACGCCGGGCCAAATGACGCTGCCCGCGAAGCGGAACTGCGACGGCCATCCGGCGTTGTGTGCAGTGATCTGGTTAGGCCACATTTGGCGTCTCCACATAGTATGGTGGAAATAATCTTCCGACTGGCTTCTTCGGTAAACGCCCTCGCTGCTGTATGGACTCAATGTGATGGTCACGACAAAACACACTAAGTCGTAATGCACGCTGCTGGCAACCTTCGATTCGGCATGGTGAGTCGCCAACCTCGAACTTGGAACGAGCGAACAAATCGCGCATGACGGCTGAATAAATCATCATGGCTGCGGGTTGCTGATACGGTTCGCGCTCCCACTCCGCGACCTCAATCGGTGGAACCTGAAACAAATACTCCTGATCCGCGAAATTCCACTCATGACCGCTCTGCCAAAGCTGGCCGCAATCAGGGCAGCGAAACAGATAAATCCGCAGCTCGGTGTTCTCTGCAATCTGGGTAAGACGCTTGCGAATTGCCGGCGACTGTTTGATGCGCCGAGTGATGCTCTGGCGATCAAGCTCGATGGGCTGAAATTGGGCGCAATCGCAAGGCATGGTGTGTTTTGTGGCCTAACGACATCGATGACTCAAGACCACTTGGTTCTGGCACTGGCCATGCTTCCGCATGGACTGTGACAGAACTTCGAGCGTAGCGAGAATGGTCTTTGAGTCCATCGACTGGTTCGGTGTTTTATTTCAAGGCTTCCCCTTTTGCATTGACCTTCGACAGTGATAAAACAATAGAAAGGCCGTCGCCCAAATCCGTTTTTACATCCTTTCCGGCTTCACTCAAGCCGGACAACATAAATTCTTGTGTTTTAAAGAAAGAAACGGATTGGGTTGCCTCATCCTTTGTCTTTTGACGCTCCCGAAGAGTCAAGAGACATGAGTACTTTATCTTTCCGTCTTTGAAATCGGCAATGGAATCAAAAATGATGCCAACGGGTAAAGATCGGTTTCCTGGATCTTTATAATCCTGGGTCACGGCGAGCTGACTGGCCTTCCCGGGAAGCACAATCACAGAAGGTGTTTGCATGGTATTGCCGTCACGAAGGACCTTTAGGGCAATACGAATGTGGTCAACTTCGGCATGTGCTGTGACAAGCGAAAGGGATGCCAAAACAATGGTTAGTATAATTTTCATATTTTACACCGAACGACCAGGATGAGCCATGACGAGGAGAGCGTCACTGGCGTTCGATTGAAACCGTGACCTGACCGCGCTCCTCGTAATTGGCTCGATCCGCTGGTTAGCTTTTTTTCCGAATACCTCATCATAAACTTTCGCCTGGTAGATGTCGTGCAACATCTCCCCGTGGGTGTTGTTCAGGCGTACAACGCCACTGGCATCTTCGAAACTCAAGACAAGCTGCCCCTTTTCTTCGCGGCTCTCGATAGCACGCACACCGTCGAGAACTCCCAACATCCCGAAAATGGCCGCATGGACAGATCGCGTGACAATCGTCCGAACAATCTCTTGCTCTTCTTGCTTAAGGCCGCCGAACCATTGAGACGCCGCAACAAGGCTAGCTCTCGGCTGCCGCCCACTTGGCTTTCGCAGCGACGACTCGATACCGATGATGGCGGAATCGTGAACCACGATCTTGAGGGCGTCGATGAACTCGTCAGCGTTCATTTCTTTTGGCTAACAGTTTTATTGAACCACCGGTGCTTGTATCCTGATCAAGCGCACTAGTGCTGTATCACGGATCAAGGCAACCTGTAAGGGCAGGCTTTGCTTATGGCATTGCATTCCTGAAACTTACACCCGCATGCACCTCCAAAACAAGGTGAAATTGGGTGTAAACTCCAGGTTTAAAGTTCGCTCTGGCGAATCCGTCCGGTGCCGGATTTTCAGTGTTGAGTTTCAAGTTGGCTGTCAGTTATCTGCATGAATCCGCGTTCAGCTGCGGTTGAAACGGATTCCTTTGCGGGGTGGGCGAGCTTGGCGCGAAACCCAATCCCTTTTTCTTCCCACTTGTCAGTTTTGATGGTGCAAACGCTCTGCCGGGTGGTAAAACGGAGCGGGTGTAAAATGCAGATCCTGAGAAAAATACTGAACCACGTTCCAGGTCTGAAACGCCTGTTGAGGCCGCTGTATTACCATCTGCACTGCCTTTTTTATGGAATACCACCCGTGTCCGACTCCGGAATCAGCAGGGAACTGATTCGGGACTGCGTCGGCAGGGAAGACCCCACGATTCTTGAGATTGGCTGCAATGACGGGACCGACACCCTCAGGTTTCTTGAGATGTTCAAAAACCCGAAAATTTATTGCTTCGAACCCGATCCGCGCGCAATCGCCCGCTTCAAGGCGAAGGTCGGAGAGCGTTCCAATGTCCACCTCTATGAGATGGCCTTGAGCGACCGCAATGGTGAGGCCACATTTTACCAAAGCGGCGGCCGGAAAAACGTGGAATCGGCCCAGGCAATGCCCGAAGGATGGGACATGTCAGGATCAATCCGCCCACCCAAGGAACATCTCAAGGTAAACCCATGGGTTACATTTGACCGGAAAATATCCGTTCGCACATCGACTTTGGATTCCTGGCTCAGAACGCAGGGCATCGCGACTGTTGATTTCATCTGGCTGGATGTCCAGGGTGCGGAGATGGACGTATTTCGCGGCGGCAGCAACACCCTGGCAAGCACGCGTTTTATTTACACCGAATACAGCAATCAGGAATTATACAAGGGCCAGCCGAATTTGAGGCAGTTGATGAAGTATCTAAGGGAATTTAATTTTGATATCCTGGCCCGATACCGCAATGACGTGCTGTTTGTGAACAAGCGATTTGCGTGAGACCCTGTGTTAGTGCGCCAGCCATGCCGCGTGGGCGGCTTCCTTGACAACTTCCGACATGGTCGGATGCGTGTGAATGGTGCGGGCCAGGTCTTCGGCACTGCCACCGAATTCCATGAGCAACACGCACTCAGCGATCAATTCCGACGCGTTGCTCGCCAGGATGTGGGCGCCCAATACCTTGTCCGTCTTGGCGTCGGTGATGATTTTGGCGAAGCCTTCCTTCGTGTCGCCTGCCAGGGCGCGGCCATTGGCCATGAAGGGGTATTTGCCCGTCTTGATCTCCCGGCCTTGCTCCCTGGCCTGTTCCTCGCTCAAGCCGACGCTTGCGCCCTCCGGCGCGGTGTAGATCACACCCGGGATGGCGTTGTAGTTGACCTGTCCGGCCTGCCCGGCGATATGTTCCACGATGGCATTGGCCTCGGCCTCCGCCTTATGGGCCAGCATGGGCCCTTCGATGACGTCGCCCGCCGCATAAATGTTGGGCATAACGGTCTGCCAGTTTTTATTGACGGGGATGCGCCCTTTTTCTGATAGTTTGATGCCGGCATTTTCCAGCCCCAGGCCCGCGGTGTAGGGCTTGCGGCCGACGGCCACCAAAACTTTTTCAGCTTCCAGCGTGATTTTCTTTCCGTCCTGTTGCGCTGTGAGAGTGACGCTGCCTTTACCGGCCTGTGCCGACTGCACCTGGGTGCTGAGGAAAAACTTGAGACCCTGCTTTTCCAGGGAGCGCTGGAGTTGTGTGGCCAGTTCCAGGTCAAAACCGGTGGCGATGCGCGGCAAAAATTCGACAATGGTGACTTCCGAACCCAGGCGCGACCAAACGGAGCCCAGCTCCAGGCCGATTGCGCCGGCACCGATGACGAGCAAGGATTTTGGGACCTCTGAAAAAGCAATGGCATGGTCGCTGGATACGACGCTCCTGCCGTCGAATTTGAGGAAGGGCAGTTCGATGGGAACGCTGCCGGTTGCGATGAGAATGTTTTTCGTCTCGAGAACCTGTTCCTTGCCGTCGTTGCCGGTTACCACCACCTGCTTGGGGGAACGAAGCGTGCCGGTTCCCTCAAAGCGGTCCACCTTGTTCTTCTTGAACAGGAACTCAATGCCCTTGCCGAGTTGGGAAACGACGTCGTTTTTCCGCTTCATCAACGCGGCCAGGTCGAGTGAGATATTGGAGGCAACGATGCCGTGGGAGGCAAAGCGGTGTTTTGCAAAATGATAGTGTTCGCTGGAAGCCAGCAGGGCTTTGCTGGGGATGCAGCCGACATTCAGGCAGGTGCCGCCGAGGGGTTTTGATTTTTCAATGCAGGCGGTTTTGAGGCCGAGCTGCCCGGCGCGCGCGGCGGCGACGTAGCCCGCAGGTCCGGAACCGATGACTATCAGGTCGTAGTTCATGATGGTATTAAGTTTTAAGTCTTTCTGATGCCGTCAGCTTTCAGCTTCTGAATCCTGAATTCCTCAGTTTTCCCCTGCGCGCGGTACTACGTTAGATTAAGATTAAGATTAGGATTAAGAGTTAGAGATAGAGTTTGAGCGGGAGGTTTAAGCTAGACTTCAAGCTGGAGGAGGGCGGGATTTTCAATGAATTCCTTGATCCGCACGAGGAAGGTGACGGCGCCCTTGCCATCCACGAGCCGGTGATCATAGGACAGCGCAAGATACATCATGGGCCGGATCACGACCTGGCCGTTGAGGGCGACCGGACGTTCCTGGATGGCGTGCATCCCAAGAATGGCGCTTTGCGGTGGGTTGAGAATCGGCGTGGAGAGCAGGGAACCAAATGTTCCGCCATTGGTGATGGTGAATACGCCGCCTTCCAGATCGGGCAATGTGATTTTGCCTTCGCGCGATTTTTTGGAGTAATTGATGATGGCTTGTTCGATGGCGGCAAGGCTGAGCTGCTCGACACCGCGCAGAACGGGAACCAGCAGGCCCTTTTCGGTCGAGATGGCGATGCCGATGTCGTAAAAATGATTTTCAACGATCTCATCGCCCTCGATCCGGGCATTGACGGAGGGAACCTGCTGCAGGGCATGGACGGCGGCTTTGACGAAAAAGGACATGAAGCCGAGCTTGATGCCGTGTTTGGCCTGGAAACGTTCCTGAAACTTGGAGCGCAGCGACATGATATTCGACATATCCACCTCGTTGAAGGTGGTCAACATCGCGGTTTCCTGCTTGGCGCTCAGAAGTCGGTCGGCGATTTTTTTGCGCAACGGGCTCATGCGCTTGCGCGTGACCGACGTTCCAGACTGGGTTGTGGCCGGCGCAGGAATGGTTTCCTTTTCGACCACGGAGGCAATGCGTTTGGGCTGGCTTTCCAGGTGGGTAATGATGTCTTCTTTCAAAATACGCCCGCCTTTGCCTGTGCCCGAGATTTGGGCGGGAGTAAGGCCTTTTTCCTCAATCAGCTTGCGTACCGCCGGGGACAATTCCCCGGCTGCGGGTTCCGGCTTGGCTGCCGCAGGTTGGGGTTGCGGGGCAATGGCAGGAGCGGAAGCGGCAGGCGCTTTCGCTTTATCATCAATCCTGCCGACGACCTGGCCGATTTTGACCTCAGCGCCTTCCTGGGCCATTTGCTGCAAAGTTCCGGAGGCCTCGGCAAAGACTTCGGAGGTTACCTTGTCGGTTTCAATTTCCAGCAGGGAATCGCCTTCCTTGACATATTCGCCGGATTTTTTACGCCAGGCGCCGAGAACACCGGAAGTGATGGATTCGCCGACAGAGGGGACTTTGATTTCAATCATGGAGAGTTATGAGTTGCCAGCGAGTATTCAGCAATCAGTTGGGGCACAGATCAAGCCTTAAATGCCTGCAAAACCAAATCGGCTTGTTCGAGGTTGTGGATGGCGCTGGAACCGGTGGCGGGGCTGGCGGAGGCATCGCGCCCTGCGTACTGGATTTCCCGGCTGAAAGCCTTGCGCAGCACCGGCTCGATGTAGGTCCATGCGCCCATGTTTTGGGATTCCTCCTGGCACCAGACGATACTGGAGGCGTGTTTGTAGGCGTCGCAGAGGGCGCTGAGTTGCTTTACATGCATCGGGTAGAGCTGTTCCACGCGGGCGATATGGGTGTCCGTGATCTTTTCCTTTTGGCGGTAGGCGTCGAGATCGTAATAAACCTTCCCCGAGCAAAGAATAAGGCGCTTGGCCGCTTGCGGCCTGGACGCGTCCGGGATGATCTCCTGGAAGCTGCCGTTTGCGAGGTCCTCGAGAGTGGACGCGCATTCCTTAAGGCGCAGCAATTTCTTGGGCGACATGTGCACCAACGGTTTCCGGATCGGGCGCAAAACCTGGCGGCGAAGCATGTGAAAATAATTGGCCGGCGTGGTGCAGTTGGCCACCTGGATGTTGTCCTCGGCGCAGGACTGCAAAAAGCGTTCCAGGCGCGCGCTGCTGTGTTCGGGGCCCTGGCCCTCCATGCCGTGCGGCAACAGCAGGACGATGCGGGAGGTGACGCCCCATTTGGATTCGGAACTGGTGATGTATTGGTCGATCATGACCTGGGCGCCGTTGGCGAAGTCGCCGAACTGGGCCTCCCACAGGCAGAGCATGTCGGTGAAATCGAGGGAATACCCGAAATCAAAGCCGAGGATTGCATTTTCTGACAGCGGGCTGTTATAGACGCAAAAGGTGGACTGTTTGTTGGAAATATTTCGCAGGGGGATGTACCGCTCGCGCGTTTCCAGGTCGTAGAGCACCGAGTGCCGGTGGCTGAACGTGCCGCGGCGGCTGTCCTGCCCGGAAAGGCGGATGGGGATCCCCTGATCAAGAATGGTTCCAAAAGCGAGGGCTTCCGCGACGGCCCAGTCGATGGGGACTTTTCCTTCGATCATGTGGCGCCGGTTTTCCATCATTTTGGCGACCTTGGGATTGAGTTTGAAATTTTTCGGTTGCTCTGTGATTGCGAGGCCGACCCGTTTCAGCTCTTTCATGGGCAGGCTGGTCTGGACGGGTTCCTGCAGGGCGGGGGTGGAGAGGGGGGGCTTGATTTTCGGGGCCAGAACCTTGGCGGCTGCGCGGGATTCCACCAGGGCGGCGTTCAGGGTTTCCTCGAATTTTTTGACATACGAATCCGCCTTTTCCTGCGTGATGTCGCCTGCTGTTATAAGTTTGGGAATCAGCAGCTCGCTGACAAGCGGATGTTCGTCAATGGTCGAGTACAGGGTGGGCTGGGTGAAATTGGGTTCGTCGCCTTCGTTGTGGCCATGGCGGCGGTAGCAGGACAGATCGATGATGATGTCGCGGCTGAAGTGCTGGCGGTATTCAAGCGCCAGTTCGATGCAAAGCACGGCCGAGACCGGGTCGTCTCCGTTGACGTGGAGAACGGGGATGCCGTTCATTTTGCCGATGGATGTGCAATAGATGCTGGACCGGGCGTCAGCCGGGACAGTGGTGAAACCGATCTGGTTGTTGACGATGATGTGCAGTGTGCCGCCGGTTTTATAGCCGGGCAACTGCGACATGTTGATGGTTTCCTGCACGATGCCCTGCGCGATAAACGCGGCGTCGCCATGAATCAATATGGGTACCACCTTTTTCCTCTCGTCCATGTCGTTGAGAATGCGCTGCCAGGCGCGGACCTTGCCTTCGACGACGGGGTTGACGGCTTCCAAATGGCTCGGGTTTGGAGCCAGTGAGACGTTTATTTTTTCGCCGGAGCAGGTCGCAACGGTGGCCTCGTAGCCGAGGTGGTATTTGACATCACCGTCGCCTTGCACGGTGTCAGGGGCGTAGTTGTCGGCAAATTTGTCGAAAAGCGATTTGTAGCTCATTCTCAGGATGTTCGCCAGCACGTTGAGGCGCCCGCGGTGGGTCATGCCCATCACAATCCGCTGTATGCCGTTTTTCGGGCAGTCTTCGACGATGGCGTCGAGCATCGGGATCAGGCTTTCGCCGCCTTCAAGGCCGAAACGCTTTTGCCCGACGTAGCGGGTATGGAGGAATTTTTCAAACATCTCCGCCGAGAGGATGCGGTTGAGGATGCGCCGCTTTTTCCGGCTTTCAAAATTCGGAGTGTTCTGGGTGGTTTCGAATTTATCCCGAAGCCAGCGGCGGATTTCAAAATTCTGAATGTGCATGTACTCGACGCCGATATTGCTGCAATAGGTCCGGCGCAGGATGGCGAGGATTTCGCGAAGGCTGCGTTGGCCGCCTCCGGCCAGCTTGCCCGAGTCAAATACGGTATCGAGGTCTTCCTCGCCCAGTTTGAAATATTTCAAGTCGAGTTCGGTCTGGATGGGCTTGGCAATTTCCAAGGGGTCCAGATGCGCCAGGTGATGGCCGAGCGTACGATACGCGAAGAGGAGATTGTAGATGGCAGCTTGCTTGAGACGATAGATGCGTTCGTTCCCATCCGTTGAACCTGATGTCTGGGGAAGACCTGCGGCATGTCTGATTTCCGGGACTTGCTGGCAACCGAGTTCGAAGCCTTCAAAAAACGCGCGCCAGACGGGATCGACGGTGAGCGGATCTATTTTCCATTGCTCATAATATTCTTCCAGGACGGGAGCATTGTCGGCATGTGCAAGTGAACCA encodes the following:
- a CDS encoding SDR family oxidoreductase; amino-acid sequence: MKIDLSGKTALVTGSAGELGRVISLTLAECGADVVLHYMSKKERALEVQKKIRKLRRRAWIVQADLGQPDGVKSLHAQLKKAGVFPDILVNNAVSQYPWKPVLKQSPEDYESQFRTCVMQNVLMAQAFAPSMIKKKWGRIIAISTECAMQCLPTQSAYVAGKRGSDGVLRVLAREIGKHGVTVNQVAPGWTISERDRLSGTERQKAYERNVPLNRRGEDREIAQAVAFLASDLASFITGAWLPVCGGNVMPAI
- a CDS encoding FkbM family methyltransferase; this translates as MSDSGISRELIRDCVGREDPTILEIGCNDGTDTLRFLEMFKNPKIYCFEPDPRAIARFKAKVGERSNVHLYEMALSDRNGEATFYQSGGRKNVESAQAMPEGWDMSGSIRPPKEHLKVNPWVTFDRKISVRTSTLDSWLRTQGIATVDFIWLDVQGAEMDVFRGGSNTLASTRFIYTEYSNQELYKGQPNLRQLMKYLREFNFDILARYRNDVLFVNKRFA
- the lpdA gene encoding dihydrolipoyl dehydrogenase, coding for MNYDLIVIGSGPAGYVAAARAGQLGLKTACIEKSKPLGGTCLNVGCIPSKALLASSEHYHFAKHRFASHGIVASNISLDLAALMKRKNDVVSQLGKGIEFLFKKNKVDRFEGTGTLRSPKQVVVTGNDGKEQVLETKNILIATGSVPIELPFLKFDGRSVVSSDHAIAFSEVPKSLLVIGAGAIGLELGSVWSRLGSEVTIVEFLPRIATGFDLELATQLQRSLEKQGLKFFLSTQVQSAQAGKGSVTLTAQQDGKKITLEAEKVLVAVGRKPYTAGLGLENAGIKLSEKGRIPVNKNWQTVMPNIYAAGDVIEGPMLAHKAEAEANAIVEHIAGQAGQVNYNAIPGVIYTAPEGASVGLSEEQAREQGREIKTGKYPFMANGRALAGDTKEGFAKIITDAKTDKVLGAHILASNASELIAECVLLMEFGGSAEDLARTIHTHPTMSEVVKEAAHAAWLAH
- the odhB gene encoding 2-oxoglutarate dehydrogenase complex dihydrolipoyllysine-residue succinyltransferase, whose protein sequence is MIEIKVPSVGESITSGVLGAWRKKSGEYVKEGDSLLEIETDKVTSEVFAEASGTLQQMAQEGAEVKIGQVVGRIDDKAKAPAASAPAIAPQPQPAAAKPEPAAGELSPAVRKLIEEKGLTPAQISGTGKGGRILKEDIITHLESQPKRIASVVEKETIPAPATTQSGTSVTRKRMSPLRKKIADRLLSAKQETAMLTTFNEVDMSNIMSLRSKFQERFQAKHGIKLGFMSFFVKAAVHALQQVPSVNARIEGDEIVENHFYDIGIAISTEKGLLVPVLRGVEQLSLAAIEQAIINYSKKSREGKITLPDLEGGVFTITNGGTFGSLLSTPILNPPQSAILGMHAIQERPVALNGQVVIRPMMYLALSYDHRLVDGKGAVTFLVRIKEFIENPALLQLEV
- a CDS encoding 2-oxoglutarate dehydrogenase E1 component, encoding MHQHSTLPSIDPSELGKIQKNGAQPRGSLAHADNAPVLEEYYEQWKIDPLTVDPVWRAFFEGFELGCQQVPEIRHAAGLPQTSGSTDGNERIYRLKQAAIYNLLFAYRTLGHHLAHLDPLEIAKPIQTELDLKYFKLGEEDLDTVFDSGKLAGGGQRSLREILAILRRTYCSNIGVEYMHIQNFEIRRWLRDKFETTQNTPNFESRKKRRILNRILSAEMFEKFLHTRYVGQKRFGLEGGESLIPMLDAIVEDCPKNGIQRIVMGMTHRGRLNVLANILRMSYKSLFDKFADNYAPDTVQGDGDVKYHLGYEATVATCSGEKINVSLAPNPSHLEAVNPVVEGKVRAWQRILNDMDERKKVVPILIHGDAAFIAQGIVQETINMSQLPGYKTGGTLHIIVNNQIGFTTVPADARSSIYCTSIGKMNGIPVLHVNGDDPVSAVLCIELALEYRQHFSRDIIIDLSCYRRHGHNEGDEPNFTQPTLYSTIDEHPLVSELLIPKLITAGDITQEKADSYVKKFEETLNAALVESRAAAKVLAPKIKPPLSTPALQEPVQTSLPMKELKRVGLAITEQPKNFKLNPKVAKMMENRRHMIEGKVPIDWAVAEALAFGTILDQGIPIRLSGQDSRRGTFSHRHSVLYDLETRERYIPLRNISNKQSTFCVYNSPLSENAILGFDFGYSLDFTDMLCLWEAQFGDFANGAQVMIDQYITSSESKWGVTSRIVLLLPHGMEGQGPEHSSARLERFLQSCAEDNIQVANCTTPANYFHMLRRQVLRPIRKPLVHMSPKKLLRLKECASTLEDLANGSFQEIIPDASRPQAAKRLILCSGKVYYDLDAYRQKEKITDTHIARVEQLYPMHVKQLSALCDAYKHASSIVWCQEESQNMGAWTYIEPVLRKAFSREIQYAGRDASASPATGSSAIHNLEQADLVLQAFKA